One region of Limnospira fusiformis SAG 85.79 genomic DNA includes:
- a CDS encoding DUF445 domain-containing protein: protein MVNLSQVSIFIVPPILGGIIGYFTNDLAIKMLFRPYKAKKVGKIQLPFTPGLIPRNQERLAKRVSDTIMQSLLTPEELQKVARRLLKTERIEATILWLLQLALAQVKADTEQKTAKILAGILRDFLGESLPRILRVMARREDFLEPQLNQIFDQVMLEFQLSDQQAQKLSEWLLDRVIPPEIIRLTLIDFLTDRNISIIDEGFREQSTGTYWVVANIFGLRTTLTRLRTFCLDEKEETNHRLEKLLTSLGVRERLKEWLQNLSMQNLPLSTVRQLRKTFRDTVREYVQEQGIDLIQELTKSIDWERVSALILKRLQTSPVVNNSLGLVSQELALVLERYLEEDLEKLVAKAIPILNLDGVIIERVMATSPQQLEVAVNGIVKSELQGIVNLGGILGVIVGSLQTVILLLR from the coding sequence ATGGTCAATTTATCTCAAGTATCGATTTTTATCGTTCCCCCAATTTTGGGGGGAATTATCGGCTACTTTACCAACGACCTAGCCATCAAAATGCTATTCCGTCCCTATAAAGCCAAAAAGGTCGGAAAAATTCAACTTCCCTTTACTCCCGGTTTAATTCCCCGCAACCAAGAAAGGCTGGCGAAAAGGGTTTCTGATACTATTATGCAGTCCCTGCTGACACCAGAGGAACTCCAGAAAGTTGCGCGCCGCCTATTAAAAACCGAACGCATTGAAGCGACGATTTTATGGTTATTACAACTGGCGCTGGCTCAGGTAAAAGCTGATACAGAACAGAAAACCGCAAAAATTTTGGCAGGTATTCTGAGGGACTTTTTGGGGGAATCTTTACCTAGGATATTGCGGGTTATGGCGCGGCGGGAAGATTTTTTAGAGCCGCAGCTAAATCAGATTTTTGATCAAGTGATGTTGGAGTTCCAACTAAGTGACCAACAGGCTCAAAAACTTTCGGAATGGCTATTAGACCGAGTAATTCCCCCAGAAATTATCCGACTGACTTTAATTGATTTTCTGACCGATCGCAATATTTCGATTATTGACGAAGGCTTCCGGGAACAAAGCACGGGAACCTATTGGGTAGTGGCTAATATTTTCGGTCTCCGCACGACTTTAACCCGGTTAAGAACTTTTTGTCTGGATGAAAAAGAAGAAACTAATCACCGACTGGAAAAACTGTTAACTTCTCTGGGTGTTAGGGAGCGACTAAAGGAGTGGTTGCAGAATCTTTCGATGCAAAATTTGCCGCTGTCTACGGTGCGACAATTACGCAAAACTTTCCGGGATACTGTGCGAGAATATGTCCAAGAACAGGGTATAGATTTAATTCAGGAGTTGACTAAATCTATTGATTGGGAAAGGGTTTCCGCCTTAATTTTAAAGCGGCTGCAAACTTCCCCAGTGGTTAATAATTCCCTAGGATTAGTTAGTCAAGAGTTGGCGCTGGTTTTGGAACGCTACCTAGAAGAAGACTTAGAGAAATTGGTGGCTAAGGCGATTCCGATTTTGAATCTTGATGGAGTGATTATAGAACGGGTAATGGCTACTTCTCCACAACAGTTAGAAGTAGCAGTTAATGGAATTGTGAAAAGTGAATTACAAGGAATAGTTAATCTGGGGGGTATTTTGGGGGTAATAGTTGGCTCACTACAAACGGTGATTTTGCTATTGCGTTAA
- a CDS encoding NupC/NupG family nucleoside CNT transporter: protein MERAISALGLVVFVVLAYLFSGDRQQIRWPTVFWGIALQILFAIVILKTAIGFAIFQALGAAVTQFLNFSDAGAQFVFGDDFEQHFIAFKVLPTIVFFSSFITILYHYGILQKVVEWVAWLMMKTLKTSGSETLSCSANIFVGQTEAPLLVKPYIATMTRSEIHAMMTGGFATVAGGVLAAYISFGVPAEHLIAASVMSAPASLAISKIFYPETEPSPTAGKVKIEVKPTSANAIDAAATGATEGMKLALNVAAMLIAFLGLLALVNGVLGWLGAGIGLPQLSLEWLFSFIFAPVAWLMGVPWSDCATVGVLLGKKIILNEFIAYLDLKQLMENANVVGTTEPTITPRGILIATYALCGFANIGSIAIQIGGISAIAPERQADLAQLGVRAMIAGSLACFMTACVAGMLL from the coding sequence ATGGAACGGGCAATTTCCGCATTAGGACTTGTAGTATTTGTAGTCCTCGCCTATTTATTTTCCGGCGATCGTCAGCAGATTCGCTGGCCTACCGTTTTCTGGGGCATTGCCCTGCAAATTTTATTTGCCATTGTGATTCTGAAAACCGCCATAGGATTCGCCATTTTCCAAGCCCTAGGCGCTGCTGTCACCCAGTTTCTCAACTTTTCCGATGCGGGAGCCCAATTTGTATTTGGAGACGATTTTGAGCAGCATTTCATCGCCTTTAAGGTCTTGCCGACCATTGTCTTTTTTTCCTCATTCATCACCATCTTATATCACTATGGCATCTTACAGAAAGTAGTCGAATGGGTAGCATGGTTAATGATGAAAACCCTCAAGACTTCCGGTTCAGAAACCCTCTCCTGTTCCGCCAATATTTTCGTCGGACAAACCGAGGCTCCCTTATTAGTTAAACCCTATATTGCCACCATGACGCGATCGGAAATCCATGCCATGATGACCGGGGGATTTGCCACCGTCGCCGGGGGAGTGTTAGCCGCTTATATTTCCTTTGGTGTTCCCGCAGAACATTTAATTGCCGCTTCCGTAATGTCCGCCCCTGCTAGTTTAGCTATTTCTAAAATATTCTATCCTGAAACCGAGCCTTCCCCCACCGCCGGAAAGGTAAAAATCGAAGTAAAACCCACTTCTGCTAATGCCATTGATGCCGCCGCCACCGGAGCCACTGAAGGCATGAAATTAGCCCTAAATGTCGCCGCCATGCTGATTGCTTTTTTAGGATTATTAGCCCTAGTTAACGGCGTGTTAGGATGGTTAGGAGCCGGGATAGGATTACCTCAACTTTCCTTGGAATGGCTATTTTCTTTTATCTTTGCTCCCGTCGCTTGGTTAATGGGTGTACCTTGGTCAGACTGCGCCACCGTCGGCGTGTTACTGGGTAAGAAGATTATTCTTAATGAATTTATCGCTTATTTAGACCTGAAACAACTCATGGAAAATGCCAATGTTGTAGGTACTACTGAACCCACCATTACTCCCCGGGGGATTTTAATTGCTACATACGCCCTTTGTGGATTTGCTAATATTGGCTCGATCGCCATTCAAATCGGTGGCATTTCCGCGATCGCACCAGAAAGACAAGCAGACCTAGCCCAATTAGGAGTCCGAGCCATGATTGCTGGTTCTCTCGCTTGTTTTATGACCGCTTGTGTGGCGGGTATGTTACTTTAA
- the der gene encoding ribosome biogenesis GTPase Der yields MSRPIVAIIGRPNVGKSTLVNRLTQTQDAIVHDQPGMTRDRTYRSAYWQDREFTVVDTGGLVFDDDTEFLPLIREQALMALAEATAAILVVDGQTGPTGGDEAIASWLRQQKVPILLAVNKCESPTQGLTQAAQFWELGLGNPFPISSIHGSGTGELLDALIENLPASTDNEDSEELRVAIVGRPNVGKSSLLNTFLGQERAIVSPISGTTRDAIDTIVEHNGNTYRLVDTAGIRRKKHVEYGAEFFGINRAFKAIRRADVVLFVIDAVEGVTDQDQKLAGRISDDGRACVIVVNKWDAVEKDSYTILEYEKVMRSRLYFLDWADMIFVSAMTGQRVEKIFKLVDKAAEENRRRVSTSVINEVIEEAVRWHSPPTSRQGRQGKIYYGTQVTSSPPTIVLFVNDPKRFGDNYRRYMESQFRQQLGFAGTPIRLLWRGKAMREVERNSSNRATKV; encoded by the coding sequence ATGTCTCGACCCATAGTTGCCATTATCGGCCGCCCTAATGTCGGTAAGTCTACACTGGTAAACCGTCTTACACAAACCCAAGATGCGATCGTTCATGATCAACCGGGGATGACCCGCGATCGCACCTATCGTTCCGCCTATTGGCAGGATCGAGAGTTTACCGTAGTCGATACGGGAGGGTTAGTCTTTGATGATGATACCGAGTTTTTGCCACTAATTAGAGAACAGGCCTTGATGGCTTTGGCAGAAGCGACAGCGGCTATTTTGGTGGTGGATGGACAAACAGGACCGACGGGAGGGGATGAGGCGATCGCTAGTTGGCTACGACAACAAAAGGTTCCGATCCTCTTAGCAGTTAATAAATGTGAATCTCCTACCCAGGGACTGACTCAGGCGGCGCAATTCTGGGAATTGGGTTTGGGAAACCCTTTTCCGATTTCTAGCATTCATGGTAGCGGTACGGGGGAACTGCTGGATGCTTTGATTGAAAATTTACCAGCTTCCACAGACAATGAGGACAGCGAAGAATTGCGAGTGGCAATTGTGGGCCGTCCGAATGTGGGTAAGTCTAGCCTATTAAATACTTTTCTGGGTCAGGAAAGGGCGATCGTCAGTCCAATTTCCGGCACTACCCGTGATGCGATCGATACCATCGTAGAACATAATGGCAATACCTATCGGCTAGTAGATACGGCGGGGATACGCCGGAAAAAGCACGTTGAGTATGGGGCGGAGTTTTTTGGGATTAACCGGGCTTTTAAGGCGATCCGACGGGCTGATGTGGTGTTGTTTGTCATTGATGCTGTGGAAGGAGTCACAGACCAAGATCAAAAATTGGCGGGTCGTATTTCTGATGACGGGCGCGCCTGTGTGATTGTGGTAAATAAATGGGATGCGGTGGAAAAGGATAGTTACACGATCCTAGAGTATGAAAAAGTAATGCGATCGCGATTGTATTTTCTCGATTGGGCAGATATGATTTTTGTCAGCGCTATGACCGGACAGCGGGTTGAGAAAATTTTTAAATTGGTGGACAAAGCCGCCGAAGAAAATCGCCGCCGAGTCTCTACATCGGTAATTAATGAAGTCATCGAAGAAGCAGTCCGTTGGCATTCTCCCCCCACCAGTCGCCAAGGACGACAGGGTAAAATCTACTATGGAACTCAAGTTACCTCCAGTCCGCCCACAATTGTCTTGTTTGTGAATGACCCAAAACGGTTTGGGGATAATTATCGGCGCTACATGGAAAGCCAGTTCCGTCAACAATTGGGATTTGCTGGGACTCCCATTAGACTATTATGGCGGGGTAAAGCTATGCGGGAAGTAGAGAGAAATTCCTCTAACCGGGCGACTAAGGTTTGA
- a CDS encoding energy-coupling factor transporter transmembrane component T family protein, which yields MDLLRSLPIGLYLEQPITWLHRLDSRIKLVWLMSFLIAPILSNALWRLGLVVLLMVITLVAAIPFRVWKRQMGWLLTFCSLLLIVSAILPDGLSVSHQPRLPRDEIALEMQSLGRVGGLGENATTAADSVTETEGLPQPTAYSYILLAAGPLTITRYSLDLGVRISTLLFTLVYSTNLYLLTTASEEIAVGIESLMKPLRRLKIPVTEIALTLTLSLRFFPLVLEEIQNLYRSVRTRAIDWKKLGWRRATQIWLLVAERLLENLLLRAEQIANAMKVRGFTSPNQHRVEWHQLQINWWDWVALLALTIFWGMRLVWGWES from the coding sequence ATGGACCTACTGCGATCGCTACCTATCGGTTTATACTTAGAACAACCGATTACTTGGCTTCATCGCCTTGATTCCCGGATTAAGCTAGTCTGGTTGATGAGCTTTCTCATTGCACCGATCCTCTCTAATGCCCTTTGGCGGTTGGGGTTGGTGGTGCTATTGATGGTGATTACCCTAGTGGCAGCAATTCCGTTCCGGGTGTGGAAGCGACAAATGGGCTGGCTATTAACTTTCTGTAGCTTATTGTTGATAGTAAGTGCTATCCTACCTGATGGGTTGAGTGTTAGCCATCAACCTCGCCTCCCCAGAGATGAGATAGCCTTGGAAATGCAAAGTCTTGGGAGAGTGGGAGGACTGGGAGAAAATGCCACAACGGCCGCTGATTCGGTGACTGAGACTGAGGGTTTACCTCAACCAACAGCCTATAGTTATATTCTGCTGGCAGCGGGTCCGTTAACTATTACCCGCTATTCCCTGGATCTGGGTGTTCGGATTAGTACCTTGCTGTTTACCCTGGTTTACAGCACTAATCTATATCTACTGACTACGGCTTCTGAGGAAATTGCTGTGGGGATCGAAAGCCTGATGAAACCATTGCGACGGCTGAAAATTCCGGTAACAGAAATAGCCCTCACCCTCACTCTGTCCCTGCGTTTCTTTCCCCTGGTACTTGAGGAAATTCAGAACCTATATAGATCTGTGCGTACTAGGGCGATCGACTGGAAAAAACTGGGCTGGCGAAGGGCGACTCAAATTTGGCTTTTGGTGGCAGAACGACTCCTAGAAAATTTATTATTGAGAGCAGAACAAATTGCTAATGCCATGAAAGTCCGAGGCTTTACCAGTCCTAACCAACATCGAGTTGAGTGGCATCAACTTCAAATTAATTGGTGGGATTGGGTCGCCCTATTAGCCTTAACTATATTTTGGGGTATGCGTTTGGTTTGGGGCTGGGAATCTTAA
- the pipX gene encoding transcriptional coactivator PipX — protein sequence MTTETYMNHPNFGLLFKVCPVEDNQELFTTLYAQRLFFLVTQSPAGLKFEPISRSDAKMLVEIRLRMLRRTGQMEPYKKLQIIHQQTFL from the coding sequence ATGACAACAGAAACTTACATGAACCATCCCAACTTTGGCTTACTTTTTAAAGTTTGCCCAGTTGAAGATAATCAGGAATTATTTACTACCCTTTACGCCCAACGCCTATTTTTCTTGGTGACTCAATCACCGGCTGGCTTGAAGTTTGAACCGATAAGCCGCTCCGATGCCAAGATGTTAGTGGAAATTCGTTTGCGAATGTTGCGACGCACTGGCCAAATGGAGCCTTATAAAAAACTGCAAATAATTCATCAGCAGACCTTTCTATAG
- a CDS encoding YggS family pyridoxal phosphate-dependent enzyme, with the protein MTDSIAERIAQIRAAIPPEVRLVAVTKTVSVEAIRLAYEAGVRDFGENRVQEAEAKQLQLQDLRDITWHLIGHLQSNKAATAIAHFDWLHSVDSWKLAQRLDRLAREQSRCPRICLQVKILPDPNKYGWTVPELLADLPQLNACESLNIQGLMTIPPQGLTETQTRSVFEKTRQLAAEIGAQNWSNIKMAELSMGMSGDYLLAVEAGATMIRPGQIIFGPRNI; encoded by the coding sequence ATGACTGATTCGATCGCTGAAAGAATTGCCCAAATTCGGGCTGCTATTCCCCCAGAGGTGCGACTGGTCGCTGTGACCAAAACGGTTTCGGTGGAGGCTATACGCTTGGCTTATGAAGCCGGAGTGAGGGATTTTGGCGAAAATCGTGTTCAGGAAGCAGAGGCGAAACAACTTCAATTGCAAGATCTCAGGGATATTACTTGGCACTTGATTGGTCATCTACAAAGCAATAAGGCGGCGACGGCGATCGCTCATTTTGATTGGCTCCACTCGGTTGATAGTTGGAAATTAGCCCAAAGACTCGATCGCCTGGCTAGAGAACAGTCTCGCTGTCCCCGGATCTGCCTACAGGTGAAAATCCTCCCAGATCCTAACAAATATGGTTGGACAGTCCCGGAGTTACTGGCTGATTTACCCCAGCTTAATGCCTGTGAGTCCCTAAATATTCAAGGTCTAATGACAATTCCCCCCCAAGGCTTGACCGAAACCCAAACGCGATCGGTTTTTGAAAAAACCCGTCAGTTAGCGGCTGAAATTGGGGCGCAAAACTGGTCTAATATCAAAATGGCAGAATTATCTATGGGTATGTCAGGGGACTATTTACTAGCCGTAGAAGCAGGGGCTACTATGATTAGACCGGGACAAATTATATTCGGCCCAAGGAATATCTAA
- a CDS encoding RNA-guided endonuclease InsQ/TnpB family protein, with protein sequence MAYKAFRTKLKLNDRHRTLMAKHAGYARFVFNWGLHLWRSAYEEGLKPNINSIKKVFTHYVKPQYPWISELSSKVDQYAFINLGDAFKRFFKGISSYPKFKKKGYHDSFTLDNSGKPFKLSGTRHKLPFVGWVSTFEALPESGVKKVTITRQAGDWYISFFVEITPEITPKYRERIGVDLGINNWATCSDGTQFSNPKAYKAATQKLARLQRHLSRKVKGSKNRAKCLLKVQKLHQRVANIRRDTIHKITTFLAKNHSQVVIEDLNVSGMLKNHGWAGSIADASFYEFRRQLGDKAERYGSKLIIADRFYPSSQLCSNCGYRQKMPLVRRTFECPNCGLKIDRDLNASINLEKSPGSDDYTCGRGAADSPGRSQK encoded by the coding sequence ATGGCTTACAAAGCTTTCCGAACCAAACTAAAACTCAATGACCGTCATCGCACCTTGATGGCCAAACACGCGGGTTATGCTCGGTTCGTGTTTAATTGGGGATTACACTTATGGAGGTCAGCTTATGAAGAGGGACTCAAGCCTAATATCAACTCCATTAAAAAGGTTTTTACTCATTATGTGAAACCTCAATATCCTTGGATATCTGAATTGTCTTCTAAAGTTGATCAATATGCCTTCATTAATCTAGGGGATGCCTTTAAGCGCTTCTTCAAGGGAATAAGCAGTTATCCTAAATTTAAGAAGAAAGGCTACCATGATAGCTTTACCCTTGACAATTCGGGAAAGCCATTCAAGTTGTCAGGAACTCGCCATAAGCTGCCTTTTGTGGGCTGGGTTTCTACGTTTGAGGCTCTACCCGAAAGTGGGGTTAAGAAAGTCACTATAACGCGCCAAGCAGGTGACTGGTATATTAGCTTTTTCGTAGAAATCACGCCAGAAATTACACCGAAATATCGAGAGAGAATCGGGGTAGACCTAGGAATTAACAATTGGGCGACTTGCTCCGATGGGACCCAATTCTCTAATCCCAAGGCTTATAAAGCAGCCACCCAAAAACTAGCTCGATTACAACGTCATTTAAGTCGCAAAGTCAAAGGCTCAAAAAATCGGGCCAAATGTCTCTTAAAAGTTCAAAAGCTACATCAAAGAGTAGCTAATATTCGCCGTGACACGATTCATAAAATAACTACTTTTTTGGCTAAAAACCACAGCCAAGTAGTCATTGAAGATTTGAATGTGTCTGGAATGCTGAAAAATCATGGTTGGGCGGGTTCTATCGCTGATGCTTCATTTTATGAGTTCCGTCGGCAACTAGGTGACAAGGCAGAACGTTATGGTTCAAAGTTGATTATTGCCGATAGATTTTATCCATCCAGTCAACTGTGTTCTAATTGCGGTTATCGTCAAAAAATGCCCCTAGTCCGTCGGACTTTTGAATGTCCAAACTGTGGCCTGAAGATTGATAGAGATTTGAACGCCAGTATAAATTTAGAAAAATCGCCTGGTTCAGACGATTACACTTGTGGACGGGGTGCTGCCGACAGTCCCGGACGAAGCCAGAAATAA
- a CDS encoding cell division protein SepF gives MNTLFSKLRDFVGLNESVEYDYEYDEMEGEQYQNMYQAPQPQAAPLMSEEERRGSRRPRERAVAAVGGGNMTSESVTMGSTGMNNVIGMPGAINGISEVMVMEPRTFEEMPAAIRALKERKSVVLNLTMMDPDQAQRAVDFVAGGTYALDGHQERIGESIFLFAPSCVQVRTQGGVANEVPGVRPRVSSSPSSAWQPEKVQAMQ, from the coding sequence GTGAATACACTGTTTAGCAAACTTAGAGATTTCGTAGGACTCAATGAGTCAGTTGAGTACGATTACGAATACGATGAAATGGAAGGGGAACAATACCAGAATATGTATCAAGCCCCTCAACCACAGGCTGCTCCTCTCATGTCAGAGGAAGAACGTCGTGGGTCTCGTCGCCCCCGTGAACGTGCTGTGGCGGCGGTCGGAGGTGGTAATATGACATCTGAATCAGTAACAATGGGTTCAACAGGAATGAATAATGTAATTGGAATGCCAGGAGCGATCAACGGAATTTCGGAAGTGATGGTTATGGAACCTCGCACTTTTGAAGAAATGCCGGCCGCTATCCGCGCCCTGAAGGAACGCAAGTCTGTAGTTCTGAATTTGACGATGATGGACCCAGACCAAGCTCAGAGAGCGGTAGATTTCGTGGCTGGTGGCACTTATGCCCTCGATGGTCATCAAGAACGCATTGGAGAAAGCATCTTTCTGTTTGCTCCTAGTTGTGTTCAGGTTAGAACTCAAGGTGGGGTGGCTAATGAGGTTCCCGGTGTGCGTCCCCGCGTGAGTTCTAGTCCTTCCTCGGCTTGGCAACCAGAAAAGGTCCAGGCGATGCAGTAG
- the proC gene encoding pyrroline-5-carboxylate reductase: MSEFKLGLIGGGVMGEALLSGLLAKQIYAPGMVMVSDPSGDRRQFLSDKYGVGVTSDNREVAKATEVLLLAVKPQIFGWVADDLKGLLKPGTIIISILAGVTLFKLERVFSDSPVIRVMPNTPATVGAGVSALAAGSSVEPAQIKRATEILAAVGDVVEVPEYLMDAVTGLSGSGPGYVAIMIEALTDGGVAAGLPRAIASKLALDTVWGTAQLLRESQLHPAELKDRVTSPGGTTIAGIAELEAAGFRSALIKAVKAAGDRSRELGN, translated from the coding sequence ATGAGTGAGTTTAAATTGGGATTGATTGGTGGCGGGGTCATGGGAGAGGCTTTGCTGTCGGGTCTGTTGGCGAAGCAGATTTATGCCCCGGGAATGGTGATGGTTAGTGACCCTTCTGGCGATCGCCGTCAGTTTCTGTCTGACAAATATGGGGTTGGGGTAACATCTGATAATCGGGAAGTGGCGAAAGCTACTGAGGTGCTGTTGCTGGCTGTCAAGCCTCAGATTTTTGGCTGGGTGGCTGACGATTTAAAAGGACTGCTAAAGCCGGGTACTATCATCATCTCTATTTTGGCGGGTGTTACCCTGTTTAAGTTGGAGAGGGTTTTTTCAGACTCTCCAGTGATTAGGGTTATGCCAAATACTCCCGCTACAGTAGGAGCCGGAGTTAGCGCTTTGGCTGCTGGTAGTTCCGTGGAACCTGCACAGATTAAACGCGCTACGGAGATTTTAGCAGCAGTTGGGGATGTGGTGGAAGTTCCAGAATATTTGATGGATGCGGTAACCGGTTTATCGGGTTCTGGTCCTGGATATGTGGCGATTATGATTGAGGCTTTGACTGATGGAGGAGTGGCGGCTGGACTTCCTAGAGCGATCGCCTCAAAGTTGGCTCTGGATACCGTTTGGGGAACCGCTCAACTCTTGCGGGAATCTCAATTACACCCAGCCGAATTAAAGGATCGCGTCACCAGTCCAGGGGGTACAACTATTGCGGGAATTGCGGAACTAGAGGCGGCGGGTTTTCGCTCGGCTTTAATTAAGGCGGTGAAAGCGGCTGGCGATCGCTCCCGGGAATTAGGGAATTAG
- the plsY gene encoding glycerol-3-phosphate 1-O-acyltransferase PlsY has product MVNWFILNGVVLVVAYLLGSIPTGYAIALWFYGIDIRAEGSGSTGATNVLRTCGKLPAIMVLAVDILKGVAAIAMVFWVYSLNETRQIATMAGIDSPQVLAYSIATLSGLIAVFGHTMSIWIGFKGGKSVATSLGILFALNWLLALATLIVFGVVLAVSRIVSLSSIAGAITIAALMIITGQPLPYQIFAIAAGTYVIWRHRSNIERILQGTEPRIGQKLSADPTP; this is encoded by the coding sequence ATGGTTAATTGGTTCATTCTCAATGGGGTGGTGTTGGTGGTGGCTTATCTGCTGGGCTCAATTCCTACTGGATATGCGATCGCCCTTTGGTTCTATGGTATTGATATCCGGGCGGAGGGTTCTGGTTCAACTGGCGCAACTAATGTATTAAGAACCTGTGGTAAACTGCCAGCGATCATGGTTTTAGCAGTCGATATTTTGAAGGGTGTCGCTGCTATTGCTATGGTTTTCTGGGTGTATTCCCTCAATGAAACCCGCCAAATTGCTACTATGGCTGGGATTGACTCCCCTCAAGTTTTGGCTTACTCGATAGCCACATTATCTGGCTTAATCGCCGTATTCGGGCATACAATGTCTATATGGATAGGCTTTAAGGGCGGTAAATCTGTGGCTACCAGTTTGGGGATCTTATTTGCTCTCAATTGGCTGCTGGCTTTGGCTACATTGATTGTATTTGGGGTGGTTTTAGCTGTTTCCCGGATTGTATCTTTAAGTTCTATTGCTGGGGCTATCACCATCGCGGCTTTAATGATTATCACCGGACAACCCCTCCCCTACCAAATTTTTGCGATCGCCGCCGGAACTTATGTGATTTGGCGACATCGTAGCAATATCGAGCGGATTTTGCAGGGTACAGAACCCCGCATTGGTCAAAAACTCTCAGCAGACCCTACCCCCTAA
- a CDS encoding DUF3086 domain-containing protein — translation MNSQPESSPLEPNLTTGSQSPDEPIDYLKRQAEDLRQEIAQLQITKAKLQQEQTALTQSMGNLVSEALSQLEARRQTLQVEVEKLERRRERIEQEMRTTFAGVSQDLAIRVQGFKDYLVGSLQDLAATAEQLELIPEEPITPPAASSTPAGQSAESVAEPDPNTQFTKSAFAEQTKQIRRIIDQYRTNPDYYGPPWQFRRTFEPIHAKQVSNWFFNQGGRGALRTMGSRLQNILVASATISILRSLYDRRLGTLVLANSPERLGEWRRGLQDCLGIDRRDFGPERGLGLFEDPELLAQKADRLVNDGRLPFIIIDDTEDKISLSLLQFPLWLAFAPDPQAAAQSSFDRF, via the coding sequence TTGAATTCTCAACCTGAATCATCACCACTTGAACCTAATTTAACCACAGGCTCTCAGTCCCCCGACGAGCCTATAGATTACCTCAAGCGTCAGGCTGAAGATTTGAGGCAGGAAATTGCCCAACTTCAGATAACTAAGGCAAAATTACAGCAGGAACAAACCGCCCTCACTCAATCTATGGGAAACCTGGTTTCTGAAGCCCTCAGCCAGTTGGAGGCGAGGCGACAGACTCTACAGGTGGAAGTAGAAAAACTCGAACGTCGCCGAGAACGCATTGAGCAAGAAATGCGAACTACTTTTGCAGGGGTTTCTCAGGATTTGGCTATCCGAGTCCAAGGTTTTAAAGATTATTTGGTTGGTAGTCTTCAAGACCTGGCGGCTACCGCAGAACAGCTTGAGTTAATCCCAGAAGAACCCATCACTCCCCCTGCTGCTAGTTCCACTCCCGCAGGTCAGTCGGCGGAGTCCGTGGCTGAACCTGACCCTAATACTCAATTTACGAAGTCGGCTTTTGCTGAACAAACCAAACAAATTCGTCGGATTATTGACCAATACCGCACTAATCCTGACTATTATGGCCCCCCTTGGCAGTTCCGCCGCACTTTTGAGCCTATCCACGCTAAACAGGTTTCTAATTGGTTCTTTAACCAAGGTGGACGCGGTGCGTTGCGGACTATGGGAAGCCGTCTGCAAAATATTCTGGTGGCTTCGGCGACTATATCTATTCTCAGAAGTCTCTATGACAGACGTTTGGGGACTTTGGTTTTGGCGAATAGTCCAGAACGCCTGGGAGAGTGGCGGCGGGGACTTCAAGACTGCTTAGGAATTGACCGCCGTGATTTTGGACCTGAGCGAGGGTTGGGATTATTTGAAGACCCAGAGTTATTGGCTCAAAAAGCGGACAGGTTGGTTAATGATGGTCGGCTTCCGTTTATTATTATTGATGATACAGAGGACAAAATTAGCCTCTCGTTGCTCCAGTTTCCCCTCTGGTTGGCTTTTGCTCCTGACCCACAGGCGGCGGCTCAGTCATCCTTCGATAGGTTTTGA